In one Arachis duranensis cultivar V14167 chromosome 9, aradu.V14167.gnm2.J7QH, whole genome shotgun sequence genomic region, the following are encoded:
- the LOC107466456 gene encoding protein FAR1-RELATED SEQUENCE 5-like: MNKTFRSDEAAYEFYRRFGKCFGFGIRKGDSGKDESGRVIRRRFFCNRAGLRQRHHYDRLDRQRGHRSETCTNCEAKLSVYLDVVSGIWRVRKIVLDHNHDLTLAYMVHMMTNFREISCSAKAQISGMQFHGVPTSKILGYMAGQAGGYSLMGFTKKDAYNYINKAKRAKIIDGDANAAVVYLEGKAGADPMSMARHNLTKDNMLANMFWADGGSRVDYQYFGDVLAFDSTYKKNKYQRPLVIFSGVNNHKQTTIFGFGLVLDENVGSYKWLLENLLEVMCNKKPSVVVTDGCGSMKAAIKSVFPEATHRLCAWHMEKNVTTNVKEEGLRQCFTWWLYSELEIDEFEAEWDDAVEKYGLQNSFWAKETFQKRMMWANAYQQDKFCAGFRTTSWYEGINAYVKNFLKSRHSLVDMVQNLELVVRVYHNNELLAQFRSLHGMPVMTTCLDPLEKYAADAYTREIFVDAKKEIVGVGAVNFVAKIRRSTTMVHTLEEYREPGREVIVLYDRVSRKMECRCNFWSQKGIPCRHMFFVMKHEHLTRIPKRLVL; encoded by the coding sequence ATGAATAAGACTTTCCGAAGCGATGAAGCAGCATATGAATTTTACAGGAGGTTTGGCAAATGTTTTGGTTTTGGTATTCGAAAGGGTGACTCAGGAAAAGATGAAAGTGGAAGGGTTATTCGTCGTAGATTTTTTTGTAATAGAGCTGGCCTGCGACAACGTCATCACTATGATAGACTAGATAGGCAGAGAGGACATAGATCGGAAACGTGCACAAATTGTGAGGCAAAGCTGTCAGTCTACCTTGATGTGGTCAGTGGTATATGGAGGGTGAGAAAAATAGTATTGGACCATAACCATGATTTAACTCTGgcatatatggttcatatgatGACGAATTTTAGAGAAATAAGTTGTTCTGCCAAGGCACAAATATCTGGTATGCAGTTTCATGGTGTTCCGACGTCCAAGATTCTGGGGTATATGGCTGGACAGGCTGGTGGCTATTCTCTAATGGGCTTCACTAAGAAGGATGCTTACAATTATATTAACAAGGCTAAGCGTGCAAAGATTATTGATGGGGACGCCAACGCGGCTGTTGTATACTTGGAGGGAAAAGCAGGGGCAGATCCGATGTCGATGGCTAGGCATAATCTTACTAAGGATAATATGCTGGCCAATATGTTTTGGGCGGATGGTGGTAGTAGAGTTGATTACCAATACTTTGGGGATGTTCTAGCCTTTGATTCGACCtacaaaaagaataaatatcAGAGGCCGCTGGTGATATTTTCTGGTGTGAATAACCATAAGCAGACGACAATATTTGGGTTTGGGTTGGTGTTAGATGAAAACGTTGGGTCTTATAAGTGGTTGCTGGAAAATTTGTTGGAAGTCATGTGTAACAAGAAGCCGTCAGTTGTCGTCACGGATGGCTGTGGTTCAATGAAAGCTGCAATCAAGTCTGTTTTTCCGGAGGCAACGCATCGATTGTGTGCTTGGCATATGGAGAAGAACGTAACTACTAATGTGAAGGAAGAGGGACTGCGGCAATGTTTCACCTGGTGGCTGTACTCGGAGCTGGAAATAGATGAATTTGAGGCTGAGTGGGATGATGCAGTTGAAAAGTATGGGTTGCAAAACAGTTTTTGGGCCAAAGAAACTTTTCAGAAAAGGATGATGTGGGCTAATGCGTATCAACAAGACAAGTTCTGTGCAGGCTTTCGGACAACATCCTGGTACGAAGGCATTAATGCGTATGTGAAGAATTTCCTTAAGTCTAGGCACAGTCTCGTTGATATGGTTCAAAATTTGGAGTTGGTTGTGCGAGTGTACCACAATAACGAATTGCTTGCACAATTTAGATCACTCCATGGGATGCCAGTTATGACAACTTGTTTAGATCCTCTTGAAAAGTATGCTGCAGATGCATACACACGGGAGATATTCGTTGATGCGAAAAAGGAAATAGTGGGTGTCGGTGCAGTTAATTTTGTAGCCAAGATTAGACGTTCAACTACAATGGTGCACACATTGGAGGAATACAGGGAACCAGGTAGAGAGGTGATTGTGTTGTACGATAGGGTTTCAAGGAAAATGGAGTGCCGATGCAATTTTTGGAGCCAAAAGGGAATTCCTTGTCGTCACATGTTTTTTGTAATGAAGCATGAGCATTTGACTCGAATTCCTAAAAGGCTGGTTCTGTAG